The Candidatus Rokuibacteriota bacterium genome contains a region encoding:
- a CDS encoding DUF47 domain-containing protein, producing the protein MFRILPREEKFFDLFEQQGSNIVAAARVLEELTLDYPEAKAKAQRIKDLEHAGDTLTHELVRRLNTTFITPIDREDIYALSSRLDDVLDLIDAVADRLLLYKITAPTQGCVGMARIIVKTAEETDRAVHCLRTLSPLYHKHCVEVNRLENEADRLLRDELASLFDGQTDAIEVIKWKELYETMESVTDRCEDVVNVIEGIVLKMA; encoded by the coding sequence ATGTTCCGGATCCTTCCCCGCGAGGAGAAGTTCTTCGACCTCTTCGAGCAGCAGGGGTCGAACATCGTCGCCGCCGCGCGGGTCCTCGAGGAGCTCACGCTCGACTACCCGGAGGCCAAGGCGAAGGCTCAGCGGATCAAGGACCTCGAGCATGCCGGTGACACCCTCACGCACGAGCTGGTGCGCCGGCTCAACACGACCTTCATCACCCCCATCGACCGCGAGGACATCTACGCCCTGTCGAGCCGGCTGGACGACGTCCTCGATCTGATCGACGCGGTGGCAGACCGCCTGCTCCTCTACAAGATCACGGCTCCCACCCAGGGCTGCGTGGGCATGGCGAGGATCATCGTCAAGACGGCCGAGGAGACCGACCGTGCGGTGCACTGCCTGCGAACGCTGTCGCCGCTGTACCACAAGCACTGCGTCGAGGTGAACCGGCTCGAGAACGAGGCGGACCGGCTGCTGCGGGACGAGCTTGCCTCGCTGTTCGACGGACAGACCGACGCCATCGAGGTCATCAAGTGGAAAGAGCTGTACGAGACCATGGAGTCGGTGACCGATCGTTGCGAGGACGTGGTGAACGTCATCGAGGGCATCGTCCTCAAGATGGCGTGA
- a CDS encoding transglycosylase SLT domain-containing protein — MERFQTGHRRAVVERWLSRSGRYLEMIREIFTQRGLPEDLAFTAMIESGFDPVAVSRAGARGLWQFMAPTARRYGLRVDRWVDERLDPEKSTRAAADHLKDLFASFGSWHLVQAAYNAGEMRVSRAVQKLRTSDFWQLSRTPLLAEETKSFVAAIQAAALIAREPDRYGFSVTPEDPLRYEVIHVPPLMPLNRLAGMSQIAGGDLKRLNSELRRAETPPGSPYALKVPVGGASILRAAFRRQAVPTVEVSARRGGPHQAAKASHARLPSRKIHVVKAQETVGGIAKRYGVSPAEIVTWNRLTDAGRIFPGDRLRVALVLPAGKEEGQGGFR; from the coding sequence GTGGAGCGGTTCCAGACCGGGCATCGTCGGGCCGTGGTGGAGCGTTGGCTGTCTCGCTCGGGTCGGTACCTGGAGATGATCCGGGAGATCTTCACCCAGCGGGGGTTGCCCGAGGATCTCGCTTTCACCGCCATGATCGAGAGCGGGTTCGATCCCGTGGCGGTGTCCCGGGCCGGCGCCAGGGGCCTCTGGCAGTTCATGGCTCCCACCGCCCGCCGCTACGGGCTGCGCGTGGACCGCTGGGTCGACGAGCGACTCGATCCCGAAAAGTCAACACGGGCCGCGGCCGACCACCTCAAGGACCTCTTCGCCTCATTCGGCTCCTGGCATCTCGTCCAGGCGGCGTACAACGCCGGAGAGATGCGGGTTTCCCGTGCCGTCCAGAAGCTGCGCACCAGCGACTTCTGGCAGCTGAGCCGGACACCCCTCCTGGCTGAGGAGACGAAGAGCTTCGTCGCCGCCATCCAGGCCGCGGCGCTGATCGCCCGGGAGCCGGATCGCTACGGGTTCTCCGTCACACCTGAGGATCCGCTCCGCTACGAAGTCATCCACGTTCCCCCCCTGATGCCGCTCAACCGCTTGGCCGGGATGTCCCAGATCGCCGGTGGCGACCTGAAGCGCCTCAACTCGGAGCTCCGGCGTGCCGAGACGCCGCCCGGGAGTCCCTATGCTCTCAAGGTTCCCGTCGGGGGCGCGTCGATCCTGCGGGCCGCCTTCCGGAGGCAGGCCGTACCGACTGTTGAGGTGTCGGCGAGGCGTGGTGGCCCTCACCAGGCCGCGAAGGCGTCTCACGCAAGGCTCCCGTCCCGAAAGATCCACGTCGTCAAGGCCCAGGAGACGGTGGGCGGCATCGCCAAGCGCTACGGGGTCTCGCCGGCCGAGATCGTGACATGGAACCGGCTCACCGACGCCGGCCGCATCTTCCCCGGCGATAGGCTCCGGGTGGCGCTGGTTCTGCCTGCCGGGAAGGAGGAGGGTCAGGGCGGCTTCAGGTGA
- a CDS encoding enoyl-CoA hydratase/isomerase family protein: MDYSTYRTIRVDREGGVLTVTLNRPEKLNAIDAALHAELAGIFADVGRDREARAVVLTGAGRAFSAGGDTDWFKADDPSAWQLVQWEAKRIIHDLLDLEIPVIAAVNGPAAGLGATLALFCETIFMAEGARIGDPHVKMGIVAGDGGAIIWPWLVGPARAKEYLMTGDLLSAQEAERIGLVNHVTPAQECVPRAEAFARRLAEGPVLAVKGTKVSVNKLLREAVNLVLDTSLALEAQTFTSEDHREAVQAFMGEATSPIPRQVGKAILIPC, from the coding sequence ATGGACTACTCGACCTACCGGACGATCCGAGTCGATCGCGAGGGCGGCGTGCTCACCGTCACACTGAACCGGCCCGAGAAACTCAACGCGATCGACGCGGCACTGCATGCCGAGCTGGCGGGGATCTTCGCCGACGTCGGGCGGGACCGGGAGGCTCGCGCCGTGGTGCTCACGGGAGCCGGGCGCGCCTTCTCGGCCGGCGGGGACACGGACTGGTTCAAGGCCGATGATCCCAGTGCCTGGCAGCTCGTCCAGTGGGAGGCGAAGCGGATCATCCACGACCTGCTCGACCTGGAGATCCCCGTCATCGCGGCGGTCAACGGTCCTGCTGCCGGGCTCGGCGCCACGCTGGCGCTCTTCTGCGAGACGATCTTCATGGCCGAGGGGGCGAGGATCGGCGATCCCCACGTCAAGATGGGGATCGTCGCCGGAGACGGGGGCGCGATCATCTGGCCATGGCTGGTCGGACCCGCCCGCGCCAAGGAGTACCTGATGACGGGTGACCTCCTCAGCGCGCAGGAAGCCGAGCGAATCGGGCTCGTGAACCACGTCACGCCGGCCCAGGAATGCGTTCCCCGGGCGGAGGCGTTCGCCCGGCGGCTCGCGGAGGGTCCCGTCCTCGCGGTGAAGGGAACGAAGGTCTCGGTGAACAAGCTGCTGAGGGAAGCTGTCAACCTCGTGCTCGACACCTCCCTGGCGCTGGAGGCCCAGACTTTTACGAGCGAGGACCACCGGGAGGCCGTTCAGGCCTTCATGGGAGAAGCGACCAGCCCGATTCCTCGGCAGGTAGGGAAAGCCATCCTCATTCCCTGCTGA
- a CDS encoding inorganic phosphate transporter, with amino-acid sequence MTAPLLLVIAIILVALAFDYINGFHDAANSIATVVSTRVLTPTQAVVWAAFFNFAAAFGFGVNVAKTVGKGVVASGVVDHWVILGALTGAIAWNLITWYYGIPSSSSHALIGGFAGAAVAKAGFGALIPSGLLKITLFIVLAPVMGLCLGFVFMVATLWVVRRLRPSRVDGLFRRLQLVSAAFYSLGHGTNDAQKTMGIIAILLFTGGYLGPEFYVPFWVIMAAHMAIGLGTLAGGWRIVKTMGMRLTKLRPIGGFCAEAAGAVMLIGTAAGGIPVSTTHTITGSIVGVGATQRLSAVRWGLAGRIIWAWILTIPLSGGIAALAWLVLPHG; translated from the coding sequence ATGACGGCCCCGCTGCTGCTGGTCATCGCCATCATCCTGGTTGCCCTCGCCTTCGACTACATCAACGGCTTTCACGACGCGGCCAACTCCATCGCCACTGTGGTCTCCACCCGCGTGCTCACTCCCACCCAGGCCGTGGTGTGGGCGGCCTTCTTCAACTTCGCCGCGGCCTTTGGTTTCGGGGTCAACGTGGCGAAGACGGTCGGGAAAGGGGTGGTGGCCTCGGGGGTCGTCGACCACTGGGTCATCCTGGGCGCGCTCACGGGCGCCATCGCGTGGAACCTGATCACCTGGTACTACGGCATCCCCTCCAGCTCCTCGCATGCCCTCATCGGCGGCTTCGCGGGGGCTGCGGTGGCGAAAGCCGGGTTCGGCGCGCTGATCCCGTCGGGACTGCTCAAGATCACGCTCTTCATCGTGCTCGCGCCCGTCATGGGGCTCTGTCTGGGGTTCGTGTTCATGGTGGCGACGTTGTGGGTGGTCCGACGCTTGCGGCCCAGCCGGGTGGACGGGCTGTTCCGGCGCCTCCAGCTGGTGTCGGCCGCGTTCTACAGTCTCGGCCACGGGACGAACGACGCCCAGAAGACCATGGGCATCATCGCCATCCTCCTCTTCACGGGAGGCTACCTGGGCCCGGAGTTCTACGTCCCCTTCTGGGTGATCATGGCGGCTCACATGGCCATCGGCCTCGGCACGCTCGCCGGCGGCTGGCGCATCGTGAAGACCATGGGAATGCGCCTCACCAAGCTGCGTCCGATCGGTGGCTTCTGCGCCGAGGCGGCCGGTGCGGTGATGCTCATCGGCACCGCGGCGGGCGGGATCCCCGTCAGCACGACCCATACCATCACCGGCTCCATCGTGGGCGTCGGCGCGACGCAGCGCCTCTCCGCCGTGAGGTGGGGGCTGGCGGGTCGTATCATCTGGGCGTGGATCCTCACGATCCCGCTGTCGGGCGGCATCGCGGCCCTGGCCTGGTTGGTCCTGCCCCACGGATGA
- a CDS encoding DNA gyrase inhibitor YacG, translated as MARRSTGTRRSLRCPRCGGVVAWEGNPNRPFCSLSCRLIDLGVWLDERYRIAGEPVPSDSPPEDRIPAGGG; from the coding sequence ATGGCGCGTCGATCCACCGGCACTCGCCGCTCACTTCGCTGTCCGCGGTGCGGCGGCGTCGTCGCCTGGGAGGGTAACCCGAACCGGCCGTTCTGCTCGCTGTCCTGCCGGCTCATCGATCTCGGCGTGTGGCTGGACGAACGCTATCGGATCGCGGGCGAACCCGTCCCGAGCGACTCGCCGCCGGAGGATCGCATCCCCGCAGGCGGCGGATGA
- a CDS encoding site-2 protease family protein, translating into MTDLFGDPAGFLQRLVLQVPALLLAVTVHELAHGLLADRLGDPTARLQGRLTLNPLPHIDPLGALAFVLAGFGWAKPVPVNAYNLRHPVRDMAWIAAAGPLSNFVTAFLGLVAVGLARQIADIPLIGAPLVGMLVWIYQFNLALAIFNLIPLPPLDGGHFLPYFLPRRSWARLHQLEQYGPFLLLLLVMTGATRYVLGPAFHLVSSAFITIARLLF; encoded by the coding sequence ATGACCGACCTCTTCGGTGACCCCGCCGGCTTCCTACAGCGGCTCGTCCTCCAGGTTCCCGCCCTCCTCCTCGCCGTCACCGTCCACGAGCTCGCGCACGGACTGCTGGCCGACCGGCTCGGCGACCCCACGGCACGCCTCCAGGGGCGGCTCACGCTGAACCCGCTGCCGCACATCGATCCCCTCGGCGCGCTTGCCTTCGTGCTTGCGGGCTTCGGCTGGGCGAAGCCAGTCCCCGTCAACGCCTACAACCTGAGGCATCCCGTACGAGACATGGCCTGGATCGCGGCCGCGGGGCCTCTGTCGAACTTTGTGACCGCCTTCCTCGGCCTCGTCGCTGTGGGGCTTGCGCGGCAGATCGCCGACATCCCGCTGATCGGCGCGCCCCTGGTCGGAATGCTCGTGTGGATCTACCAGTTCAACCTGGCGCTGGCGATCTTCAACCTGATCCCGCTGCCCCCGCTGGACGGGGGCCATTTCCTTCCGTATTTCCTCCCGCGTCGTTCCTGGGCGCGTCTGCACCAGCTGGAGCAGTACGGACCGTTTCTCCTGTTGCTGCTCGTCATGACGGGGGCGACCCGCTACGTCCTGGGGCCTGCGTTCCATCTGGTGAGCAGCGCGTTCATCACCATCGCGCGGCTCCTTTTCTAG
- a CDS encoding Tim44 domain-containing protein, with amino-acid sequence MKRSLTMVALALTLLFPALWAADAWARAGGGGFSGSRGSRSYSAPARPSPAPMSPSRSAAPPSSFQQPAPQRPGWMGGLMGGIGGLVLGGLLGSMLFGGGMGHGLGGGIGLMEIIIVGALAYFAFSWLRRRQQPVSATSAGHGVPGRSEVSSWQPGSAAATTAAVEAPAGPSDLDLGLAHIRQMDAGFDPRGFAEQASDIFFKLQAAWMGRDMGLVREVVTPEMQATLQKDCDRLRQQRRVNRLENIAVRSVEATEAWQEAGQDFVTMRFLANLLDYTVDEATGQVVEGSRTEPVKFEEYWTFARPVGPNAWRLSAIQQA; translated from the coding sequence ATGAAGCGTTCACTCACGATGGTCGCGCTCGCCCTGACACTCCTGTTCCCAGCCCTCTGGGCGGCGGATGCCTGGGCCCGCGCCGGCGGCGGCGGCTTCAGCGGCAGCCGCGGGTCGCGGAGCTACTCGGCGCCGGCTCGGCCATCTCCGGCGCCCATGTCGCCCAGCCGTTCCGCGGCGCCGCCTTCCTCGTTCCAGCAGCCGGCGCCTCAGCGCCCCGGATGGATGGGTGGCCTCATGGGCGGGATCGGCGGCCTCGTCCTCGGCGGCCTCCTCGGAAGCATGCTCTTCGGGGGCGGCATGGGCCACGGGCTCGGCGGTGGCATCGGGCTGATGGAGATCATCATTGTAGGTGCGCTGGCCTACTTCGCCTTCTCATGGCTCAGGCGGCGCCAGCAGCCGGTTTCCGCCACGTCGGCGGGCCATGGAGTTCCCGGTCGGAGCGAGGTGTCCTCGTGGCAGCCCGGCTCGGCGGCCGCCACGACGGCGGCGGTCGAGGCCCCGGCAGGGCCGAGCGACTTGGACCTCGGCCTCGCTCACATCCGCCAGATGGACGCGGGCTTCGATCCTCGAGGCTTCGCGGAGCAGGCCTCGGACATCTTCTTCAAGCTCCAGGCCGCCTGGATGGGGCGGGACATGGGGTTGGTGCGGGAGGTCGTGACCCCCGAGATGCAGGCGACCCTCCAGAAGGACTGCGACAGGCTGAGGCAGCAACGCCGCGTGAACCGCCTGGAGAACATCGCGGTTCGCTCGGTAGAGGCCACCGAGGCGTGGCAGGAGGCGGGGCAGGACTTCGTGACCATGCGCTTCCTGGCCAACCTGCTCGACTACACCGTCGACGAGGCGACCGGCCAGGTGGTGGAAGGCAGCCGCACGGAGCCCGTCAAGTTCGAGGAGTACTGGACCTTCGCCCGCCCGGTCGGGCCCAACGCCTGGAGGCTCAGCGCCATCCAGCAAGCCTGA
- a CDS encoding MoaD/ThiS family protein: protein MRVRVHLFATLSAYLPDAAGGEGVTLVLDEGATVGQVMQSLQIPLDLPCLVVVNGRDVDPGQILVEGDALTMFPPLAGG from the coding sequence GTGAGGGTCCGGGTCCATCTCTTCGCAACCCTCTCAGCCTATCTTCCCGACGCAGCGGGTGGCGAGGGCGTGACCCTCGTGCTCGACGAAGGCGCCACGGTCGGCCAGGTCATGCAGTCGCTGCAGATCCCTCTCGACCTCCCCTGCCTTGTCGTGGTGAACGGCCGCGACGTGGACCCCGGGCAAATCCTGGTCGAAGGCGATGCGTTGACGATGTTCCCGCCGCTCGCTGGAGGTTGA
- a CDS encoding lysophospholipid acyltransferase family protein, producing the protein MRARRGASSSVLGWTAAALLAPAGLALAYLPARLGLWLGRRIGDLAWVLLRGRRAVVVENLARAFGGQWARSALTRVGRGSFEHLGMNLVEACVFFFRSPSVLLSRVEMRGVNHLEAAAAQGRGILVLTAHYGNWELLAASHALTRFALSVVVRPLDHPLLDRVVERFRERSGVELITRRRGLREIIDALRRGRMVGILLDQNASRGTGVFAPFFGVPASTSKSLAVISLRTGAPVIPVFIRRQPDGRHHVEIEPALPAPGDGDVVSYTASFNRAIETAIRRAPDQWFWLHRRWKTRPEEDPA; encoded by the coding sequence ATGAGGGCCAGGCGCGGAGCCTCGAGCTCCGTCCTGGGATGGACGGCCGCCGCGCTGCTGGCCCCCGCGGGCCTGGCGCTGGCGTATCTCCCGGCGCGCCTCGGGCTCTGGCTCGGCCGGAGGATCGGCGATCTCGCCTGGGTGCTCCTCAGAGGCCGACGAGCCGTCGTTGTCGAGAACCTCGCTCGCGCCTTCGGCGGGCAGTGGGCCCGATCCGCGCTGACCCGCGTCGGCCGCGGCTCCTTCGAGCACCTGGGGATGAACCTCGTCGAGGCCTGCGTGTTCTTCTTCCGGTCCCCGTCGGTGCTGCTCTCCCGGGTCGAGATGCGCGGGGTGAACCATCTCGAGGCAGCTGCGGCTCAGGGACGCGGGATCCTGGTCCTCACCGCCCACTACGGGAACTGGGAGCTGCTGGCCGCCAGCCACGCGCTGACTCGCTTCGCCCTCTCGGTGGTGGTCCGACCCCTGGACCATCCTCTGCTCGACCGGGTGGTGGAGCGTTTTCGCGAGCGGAGTGGAGTCGAGCTGATCACCAGGCGTCGCGGCCTCAGGGAGATCATCGACGCCCTTCGCCGAGGCCGGATGGTCGGGATCCTGCTGGACCAGAACGCCTCGCGCGGCACCGGCGTGTTCGCGCCGTTCTTCGGCGTCCCGGCGTCGACGTCGAAAAGCCTCGCCGTCATCTCGCTCCGGACCGGCGCCCCCGTGATCCCGGTGTTCATCCGGCGCCAGCCGGACGGGCGTCATCACGTCGAGATCGAGCCCGCGCTCCCCGCTCCGGGCGACGGCGACGTGGTGTCTTACACGGCATCGTTCAACCGGGCCATAGAGACGGCCATTCGCCGGGCTCCCGATCAGTGGTTCTGGCTGCATCGGCGCTGGAAGACGCGTCCCGAGGAGGACCCGGCGTGA